From Psychrobacillus sp. FSL K6-2836, a single genomic window includes:
- a CDS encoding LacI family DNA-binding transcriptional regulator, translated as MNKVTMVDVAQKAGVSKSTVSQYINNRFEYMAETTQIRIREAIAELGYIPNFVAKSLKQKKSSTIGVIVANILHTFSTEIIRAIEDECETNNFHLFVCNADDDPKKERDYIEMLVAKQVDGLIIFPTNGNMDLYIKLKQANFPIVFVDRKIQEPMYPTLLLDNKEASSMAVEIILKASRNEMSIITTSIIQNVTPRVERLQGFREALIERGIKPNENWLIAEDRSKIRERLDNIWASEERPKAFFASNDLSLIELLRFIKETDIKVPEDVSIVSIDDSPFLEISSPPITVIKQPTFEMGKDAAKQLLKLLKENVLEESYEIIRYVPTLIERQSI; from the coding sequence ATGAATAAAGTAACAATGGTTGATGTTGCACAGAAGGCAGGGGTTTCTAAAAGTACTGTTTCTCAATATATTAATAATCGATTCGAATATATGGCGGAGACAACACAGATTAGAATTCGCGAGGCAATTGCAGAACTTGGTTATATTCCAAACTTTGTTGCTAAGAGTCTTAAACAAAAGAAATCTTCTACGATTGGTGTTATTGTAGCAAATATTCTTCACACTTTTTCAACAGAGATTATTCGCGCTATTGAGGATGAATGTGAAACGAATAACTTTCACCTTTTTGTCTGTAATGCTGATGACGATCCGAAAAAGGAAAGAGATTATATCGAGATGCTAGTAGCTAAACAAGTAGATGGCTTAATAATATTTCCGACAAATGGAAATATGGATTTATATATAAAACTTAAACAAGCAAATTTCCCGATTGTATTCGTTGATAGGAAAATACAGGAACCAATGTATCCAACGCTATTACTAGATAACAAAGAAGCTTCTTCAATGGCTGTGGAAATTATCTTAAAAGCATCAAGAAATGAAATGTCAATTATCACTACCTCGATTATCCAAAATGTTACACCACGGGTAGAGCGGTTGCAGGGTTTCAGAGAAGCTCTAATTGAACGAGGTATAAAACCGAATGAAAACTGGCTAATTGCAGAAGATCGTTCAAAGATTCGTGAAAGACTGGATAATATTTGGGCATCTGAAGAGCGACCAAAAGCATTTTTTGCTTCAAATGATTTATCACTCATTGAACTGCTGAGATTCATAAAAGAAACTGATATTAAAGTTCCAGAAGATGTAAGCATTGTCTCTATAGATGATTCTCCATTTTTAGAGATATCTTCACCACCAATTACTGTTATCAAGCAACCTACATTTGAGATGGGTAAAGATGCAGCAAAACAGCTACTTAAATTATTAAAAGAAAACGTATTAGAAGAATCGTATGAAATTATCAGGTATGTACCGACTCTCATCGAGCGTCAATCCATATAG
- a CDS encoding sugar kinase codes for MSSELQVLTIGDAMITMNPITTGPLRYVTQFERKVGGAELNFAVGCARLGLKSKWISRLGNDEFGRVIYNFARGEGVDVSEVQFVNGCPTSVNFKEIQESGAGKTFYYRYDSPILTLSKDDIHEELLEGVNLIHLSGVYLAIDEKNLEIAEHLLKLAKKRNIPVAFDPNIRLKLWTIEKAVTTFEKVFPYVDILLTGLEEIRMILGTDSEEELVNFANHHNIQHLVIKDGGNGSRLYRDGIWLTAPAFNVNPVDTVGAGDGFDVGYVYSYLLGCTPSDSLKFANGVGALVTTVLGDNEGLPYLEDVKLFIDGKESISR; via the coding sequence ATGTCATCTGAATTACAAGTTTTAACTATCGGAGATGCAATGATTACAATGAATCCGATTACAACAGGTCCGCTAAGATATGTTACTCAATTTGAAAGAAAAGTGGGAGGAGCTGAACTTAATTTCGCGGTTGGCTGCGCTCGCTTAGGCTTAAAGTCTAAGTGGATAAGTCGCTTAGGAAATGATGAATTTGGTCGGGTTATTTATAATTTTGCCCGCGGAGAAGGTGTAGATGTTTCGGAGGTTCAATTTGTTAATGGATGTCCTACTTCAGTGAACTTCAAAGAGATACAGGAATCTGGAGCTGGGAAAACATTTTATTATAGATATGATTCTCCTATTCTAACGCTTAGTAAAGACGACATCCATGAAGAGTTACTAGAAGGTGTAAATTTAATTCATTTATCTGGAGTATATTTAGCAATTGATGAAAAGAATCTTGAAATTGCAGAACATTTATTGAAATTAGCAAAAAAACGTAATATTCCAGTTGCATTTGATCCAAATATTCGATTAAAACTTTGGACGATTGAGAAAGCGGTTACAACATTTGAAAAAGTTTTCCCATACGTTGACATCCTTTTAACAGGTTTAGAGGAAATACGAATGATTCTCGGTACAGACTCTGAGGAAGAACTAGTAAACTTCGCAAATCATCATAATATCCAACACCTAGTTATTAAAGATGGTGGCAATGGTTCACGGCTATATCGGGATGGTATATGGTTAACTGCCCCTGCCTTTAATGTGAACCCAGTAGATACGGTCGGTGCGGGTGACGGATTTGATGTCGGATATGTATATAGTTACTTATTAGGATGTACACCTTCAGACTCACTTAAGTTTGCAAATGGAGTAGGTGCTTTGGTGACAACAGTTTTAGGAGATAATGAGGGGTTACCATATTTAGAGGATGTAAAGTTATTTATTGATGGGAAAGAAAGTATCAGTAGATAA
- a CDS encoding zinc-dependent alcohol dehydrogenase, translated as MKQALMTEPAKIIFQEVDVPEIGPKQVKLKMQRIGVCGSDIHVFHGKHPYTTFPVVQGHEVSGEVVELGSEVTEVKKGEKVTVQPQVVCGACFPCQNGMYHVCEELKVMGFQTTGMASDYFVVDEDKLTILPDSIGWDEGAMIEPLAVAVHAVKRVPSVEEKNVLVIGGGPIGNLVAQTAKALGAKKVVIAELSTTRLQMAERCGIETINSNEEQLDEGILRQFGEAKSDVIFECVGSSFTVAQAIEVARKGSTVVVVGVVSDLTKVNMGYVQDHELTILGSAMYQSIDFDQAVELILQGKVKLTELITDRFPFEDYLKAYEIIEVNKDKVMKVMIDMN; from the coding sequence ATGAAACAAGCCTTAATGACAGAACCGGCAAAAATTATTTTCCAGGAAGTAGACGTGCCAGAAATCGGTCCAAAACAAGTAAAACTGAAAATGCAAAGAATTGGTGTATGTGGATCTGACATTCATGTATTTCATGGTAAACACCCCTACACAACTTTCCCGGTAGTGCAAGGACATGAAGTTTCTGGTGAAGTCGTGGAATTGGGTTCAGAAGTTACAGAAGTAAAAAAAGGCGAGAAAGTTACTGTTCAACCTCAAGTAGTTTGTGGTGCGTGCTTCCCATGTCAAAATGGGATGTATCATGTTTGTGAGGAACTAAAGGTTATGGGCTTCCAAACAACTGGAATGGCCTCCGACTATTTCGTTGTAGATGAAGATAAGCTAACTATTCTCCCAGACTCAATTGGCTGGGATGAAGGTGCTATGATTGAGCCACTTGCAGTAGCTGTACATGCGGTTAAACGTGTTCCTTCTGTTGAAGAGAAAAATGTGCTCGTCATTGGCGGAGGACCAATCGGAAACTTAGTTGCTCAGACTGCAAAAGCACTGGGAGCTAAAAAAGTGGTTATAGCAGAGTTGAGTACGACTAGACTTCAGATGGCTGAAAGATGTGGTATTGAAACGATTAATAGCAATGAGGAGCAGTTAGACGAGGGTATCCTGCGTCAATTCGGAGAGGCAAAATCAGATGTCATATTTGAATGCGTTGGTTCGAGCTTTACAGTTGCACAAGCAATTGAAGTAGCACGCAAAGGAAGTACAGTTGTCGTGGTAGGTGTTGTATCTGATCTTACTAAAGTGAATATGGGGTATGTGCAAGATCATGAGCTTACTATACTCGGAAGTGCTATGTACCAATCTATTGATTTCGACCAAGCGGTTGAACTGATCCTTCAAGGCAAGGTCAAACTGACTGAACTAATTACAGATAGATTCCCATTTGAAGATTATTTAAAAGCTTACGAAATTATCGAAGTCAACAAAGACAAAGTGATGAAGGTTATGATAGACATGAACTAA
- a CDS encoding shikimate dehydrogenase family protein — protein MVQLPEQATVPTMYFIGVTTTKSSIMTLFPKWAKILGFPNAVLKGIDLEIHADPSDYRKVVEFIKNDEHSLGALVTTHKIDLYEAAKDLFDEMDPYAKMFGELSCISKKDGKLRGHAKDPISSGMALERFIPKNYWSNNEGETLLLGAGGSAIAISSYLMNREKGEEIPKRLVITDMNEKRLEEIMHILTEVNQDANVEYHLISSVEENDGLLQSLADNSLIINATGLGKDRPGSPLSDSAQFPSSSFVWELNYRGDRDFMHQAIAQEERSQLQVEDGWIYFLHGWTQVIAEVFHLPIEGETFQQIEEISNQS, from the coding sequence ATGGTACAACTACCTGAACAGGCAACAGTCCCAACAATGTATTTTATAGGTGTAACAACGACAAAATCGTCTATCATGACGTTATTTCCGAAATGGGCAAAGATACTTGGATTTCCTAATGCTGTTCTCAAAGGAATTGATTTGGAGATTCATGCAGATCCTTCTGATTACCGGAAAGTTGTAGAATTTATTAAAAACGATGAACATTCTCTTGGTGCTCTTGTAACTACACATAAAATTGATTTGTATGAGGCAGCCAAAGACTTATTTGATGAAATGGACCCCTATGCAAAAATGTTTGGAGAACTGTCTTGTATCTCTAAAAAGGACGGCAAACTTCGTGGACATGCTAAGGATCCAATCAGTAGCGGAATGGCACTTGAACGGTTTATACCAAAAAACTATTGGAGCAATAACGAAGGTGAGACACTACTTCTCGGTGCTGGTGGAAGCGCGATTGCGATTTCTTCTTATTTAATGAACCGTGAAAAAGGTGAAGAAATACCGAAACGGCTGGTCATTACTGACATGAACGAAAAACGGCTAGAAGAGATTATGCATATTTTAACTGAAGTTAATCAGGATGCGAATGTAGAATATCATCTCATTTCAAGTGTTGAAGAAAATGATGGGCTACTTCAATCCTTAGCAGACAACTCACTCATCATTAATGCGACTGGACTTGGGAAAGACAGACCTGGATCACCACTGTCCGATTCTGCACAGTTTCCTTCTAGCAGCTTTGTCTGGGAGCTTAACTATCGTGGAGATCGAGATTTTATGCATCAAGCAATTGCTCAAGAGGAAAGAAGCCAGCTTCAAGTGGAAGATGGCTGGATTTACTTCTTGCACGGTTGGACTCAGGTCATCGCAGAAGTGTTCCATCTTCCGATTGAAGGAGAAACATTCCAGCAGATTGAAGAAATTTCAAATCAATCATAA
- a CDS encoding zinc-dependent alcohol dehydrogenase encodes MKTFVVHSSNQFSIEEVPVPEITSKQALVKTLACGICGTDATIIEQSFKGFHISDYPMMLGHEAVGEVVKIGSEVTSFQIGDIVMLPFTPAIAGNNPFSSGWGAFSEYGVVDDVQSYKSIEEIPETAYAQKKLPSWISVKEAPVLVTLREVYSAIQHFGIQKGQSIVVYGSGTVAITFVKLMRLLGIENITAVVRSEEKGKLLSKFGAEVVIDSSVGSVKTQLLKRNSQGVDFVLDAVGSEAIINEGLSLLKDRGEVLCYGVPKSTALKLNLEDAPYNWNINFQQMPRKEEEGACHEQIIQWVEEGKIVLSDFIFATYPFERITEAFEDYLTGKTNKKIIITY; translated from the coding sequence ATGAAGACATTTGTAGTACACAGCTCGAACCAATTTTCTATTGAAGAAGTCCCAGTTCCAGAAATTACATCGAAACAGGCACTTGTAAAAACACTTGCCTGTGGAATTTGTGGTACTGATGCAACGATTATCGAACAGTCTTTTAAAGGATTTCATATATCTGATTACCCAATGATGCTTGGTCATGAGGCAGTCGGGGAAGTAGTAAAAATCGGTTCTGAAGTTACAAGTTTTCAAATAGGCGATATAGTTATGCTTCCATTTACTCCAGCAATTGCTGGCAACAATCCATTTAGCTCAGGCTGGGGAGCATTTAGTGAATATGGAGTTGTAGATGATGTTCAAAGCTATAAATCTATCGAAGAGATTCCTGAAACAGCATATGCCCAAAAGAAATTACCTTCATGGATTTCAGTAAAAGAGGCACCTGTTTTAGTTACATTGCGGGAAGTGTATAGTGCGATTCAGCACTTTGGGATTCAGAAAGGACAATCGATAGTAGTCTATGGCAGTGGGACGGTAGCCATTACGTTTGTTAAACTAATGCGGTTGCTCGGAATAGAGAATATCACTGCAGTTGTCAGAAGTGAGGAAAAAGGAAAGCTACTTAGTAAGTTCGGCGCTGAAGTCGTAATCGATAGTTCTGTAGGTTCGGTGAAGACACAATTGCTAAAGAGGAATTCCCAGGGAGTAGACTTTGTTTTGGATGCTGTTGGGTCTGAAGCAATAATCAACGAAGGACTGTCACTACTAAAAGACCGTGGTGAAGTGCTCTGCTACGGGGTACCTAAATCGACTGCTTTGAAACTTAATCTAGAAGATGCTCCTTATAATTGGAATATTAATTTTCAGCAGATGCCTAGGAAAGAAGAAGAAGGTGCTTGTCACGAACAAATCATCCAGTGGGTAGAGGAAGGAAAGATTGTACTCTCGGATTTTATTTTTGCTACTTATCCCTTTGAACGGATTACGGAAGCGTTCGAAGATTACCTTACAGGCAAGACAAATAAGAAAATCATTATCACTTATTGA
- a CDS encoding HAD family hydrolase, whose protein sequence is MDSIIFDLDGTLWDSRRTVSKSWSKVVQEVKYGRGEVTEDDLKKTMGLQVKDIAARLFDYLDEAKQMELILKCCEREQVDLRREGGVLYPDLEEVLQKLSSRYRLFIVSNCQEGYIESFYAYHGLEKYFLDFENPGRTGLTKGENIKLLMERNNVSSAVYVGDTQGDCDAAKFAGVPFVFANYGFGNPDSYEYLIQKPFDLIDLFL, encoded by the coding sequence ATGGACAGCATCATTTTTGATCTCGATGGAACACTCTGGGATTCTAGAAGAACAGTATCCAAATCCTGGTCCAAAGTTGTTCAAGAAGTAAAGTATGGTCGGGGTGAAGTTACTGAGGATGACCTGAAAAAAACTATGGGACTACAAGTCAAAGACATCGCTGCCCGCTTATTTGACTATTTGGATGAAGCTAAACAAATGGAACTCATTCTTAAATGCTGTGAAAGAGAGCAGGTAGACTTGAGACGTGAAGGTGGAGTTTTGTATCCGGATTTAGAGGAAGTACTTCAAAAATTATCTTCTCGCTACCGCTTATTCATCGTCAGCAATTGCCAGGAAGGGTATATTGAATCATTTTATGCGTATCATGGACTTGAAAAATACTTTCTCGATTTTGAAAACCCAGGCAGAACCGGTCTAACTAAAGGAGAAAATATTAAACTACTGATGGAACGCAATAATGTCTCATCCGCAGTGTACGTGGGTGATACACAAGGTGACTGTGATGCAGCCAAATTTGCCGGTGTTCCATTTGTATTTGCTAATTACGGCTTTGGCAATCCAGACAGCTATGAATACTTAATCCAAAAGCCTTTTGATTTAATAGATCTGTTCCTTTAA
- a CDS encoding C4-dicarboxylate TRAP transporter substrate-binding protein codes for MKKLNKWTLFTLLTILALLVSACSEKDSSKDGEVKGDEKVVINVAYGNQPGEPIDQLAKKWKELAEEKSEGKLELVLYPSSQLGSEKDVVEQAIMGNNVVIFTGYDFLMDYVPDVGILTAPYLTEDFDDLLYLTTTDWFKEQTEKLNTEGIDIVTTNTIYGKRQLMTTEPVLTPNDLKGMKIRVPNNQMYIKSFEALGAVPTPMPLADLYTALQQGLIDGAENPLPVLKGSKMNEIAKHLSLTEHTKIMSPWIAGTAFMESLPEDLVKILKESGDEAGEYAKAITDQESETVLAEFEAEGIEIHEVDLKPFKEAAKSVYTSFPDWTPNLYETIQQLIEEKK; via the coding sequence ATGAAAAAGTTAAACAAATGGACATTATTTACACTACTTACGATTTTAGCTTTATTGGTTTCTGCCTGTTCTGAAAAAGATTCTTCTAAAGATGGAGAAGTAAAAGGTGATGAGAAAGTAGTAATAAACGTTGCATATGGTAATCAACCGGGGGAACCAATTGATCAACTTGCAAAAAAATGGAAAGAGCTAGCTGAAGAAAAAAGCGAAGGTAAATTAGAATTAGTTTTATATCCTAGTTCACAATTAGGTTCAGAAAAGGATGTAGTTGAACAAGCAATCATGGGAAATAATGTAGTTATTTTTACAGGTTATGACTTTTTGATGGACTATGTTCCAGATGTAGGGATTTTAACTGCACCATATTTAACGGAAGATTTTGATGACCTTTTATATTTAACAACAACAGATTGGTTTAAAGAACAAACTGAGAAACTAAACACAGAAGGTATTGATATCGTCACTACAAATACTATCTATGGTAAACGTCAACTAATGACAACTGAGCCTGTATTGACTCCAAATGATTTAAAAGGTATGAAAATTAGAGTTCCTAATAATCAGATGTACATCAAATCATTCGAGGCTCTAGGTGCAGTACCGACACCAATGCCATTGGCAGACCTATATACTGCTTTACAACAAGGTCTAATCGATGGTGCTGAGAATCCATTACCAGTTTTGAAAGGTTCGAAGATGAACGAAATAGCAAAACACTTATCTCTTACAGAGCATACAAAAATCATGAGTCCTTGGATTGCTGGAACAGCCTTTATGGAATCACTTCCTGAAGATTTAGTGAAGATCTTAAAAGAATCAGGAGACGAAGCAGGAGAGTATGCTAAAGCAATTACTGACCAAGAGTCTGAAACTGTATTAGCAGAATTTGAAGCAGAAGGTATAGAGATTCATGAAGTAGATTTAAAACCTTTCAAGGAAGCAGCTAAAAGTGTATATACTTCATTCCCAGATTGGACTCCAAATTTATATGAAACTATCCAACAATTAATAGAAGAAAAGAAATAA
- a CDS encoding glucose-6-phosphate isomerase yields the protein MIEPVKALNIDFNLATGLSTTRESTKRQLSRMKGMYYDEQAFDEKVAKENDPLIYEFYELEVPQTEGDILFGTSIVYPGKVGNEYYMTKGHFHTILETGEVYYCLSGNGYMLMENPEGDWQIEKFAPGQAVYVPPRYAHRSINTGDQPLVTFFSFRADAGHDYGTIETKGYRKLVVEKDGNTEVIDNPKWA from the coding sequence ATGATAGAACCAGTAAAAGCATTAAATATCGATTTTAACTTAGCCACAGGACTGTCAACTACAAGAGAATCAACGAAGAGACAATTATCCCGCATGAAAGGGATGTACTACGATGAACAGGCTTTTGACGAAAAAGTTGCTAAAGAAAATGATCCGCTTATCTATGAATTCTATGAGCTTGAAGTACCTCAAACAGAAGGTGACATCTTGTTTGGTACAAGCATTGTGTATCCAGGTAAAGTGGGTAATGAATATTACATGACGAAAGGTCATTTCCATACGATTTTAGAAACAGGTGAAGTATATTACTGTCTAAGCGGCAATGGTTATATGCTAATGGAAAATCCAGAAGGCGACTGGCAAATTGAAAAATTTGCACCAGGTCAAGCGGTATATGTACCGCCTCGTTACGCTCATAGAAGCATCAACACAGGAGATCAACCTCTAGTCACTTTCTTTTCTTTCCGTGCAGATGCAGGTCATGACTATGGAACAATTGAAACAAAAGGATATCGTAAACTAGTTGTAGAAAAAGATGGTAATACGGAAGTCATAGATAACCCAAAATGGGCTTAA
- a CDS encoding bifunctional 2-keto-4-hydroxyglutarate aldolase/2-keto-3-deoxy-6-phosphogluconate aldolase, with amino-acid sequence MLMKHQVISKITDSGLVAVVRADNTEQAKRITEAALKGGVSAIEITYTIPGATEVIRELAEEFKEDILIGAGTVLDAETARIAILAGSQYVVSPYFSEATATLCNRYQIPYMPGVMTIEGVVKALESGADILKVFPGELMGPKVIKAIKGPIPQANLMPTGGVSVDNVSEWISAGAVAVGAGGSLIGKPEVDGYEQITETAKRFIEQIQQARQK; translated from the coding sequence ATGTTGATGAAGCATCAAGTAATCTCCAAAATAACAGACTCTGGACTTGTTGCGGTTGTACGGGCTGATAATACAGAACAGGCTAAAAGAATTACGGAAGCTGCTTTGAAGGGTGGTGTTTCTGCAATAGAAATTACTTATACAATTCCTGGAGCTACAGAAGTCATCCGAGAATTAGCAGAAGAGTTCAAAGAGGACATCCTCATCGGTGCCGGTACAGTACTAGACGCTGAAACTGCTCGCATAGCCATTTTGGCAGGATCTCAATATGTGGTAAGCCCTTATTTCAGTGAAGCTACAGCGACTCTTTGCAATCGATATCAAATACCATATATGCCCGGTGTTATGACAATTGAAGGCGTTGTGAAAGCGTTGGAAAGCGGCGCAGATATTTTGAAAGTTTTTCCTGGGGAACTAATGGGACCTAAAGTAATCAAAGCGATAAAAGGACCGATTCCTCAAGCTAATCTTATGCCTACAGGCGGTGTCAGTGTGGACAATGTTAGTGAGTGGATTAGTGCTGGAGCAGTGGCAGTCGGTGCTGGTGGAAGTCTAATCGGTAAGCCGGAAGTAGACGGTTACGAACAAATTACAGAAACAGCTAAACGCTTTATAGAACAAATCCAACAGGCACGCCAAAAATAA
- a CDS encoding phosphoglycerate dehydrogenase: MAKILVTPKSFQKYKQKPFEMLQAAGYEIIENTTGKTFSEDQLLELATDDIIGIIVGVDPLSTQVLEAFKGLKAISKYGVGMDNIHLGKAKEMGISVRNAIGTNNISVAELAIGLMFESSRRLSSTINEVKKFSWERTIGTELTNKNLSIFGGGQIGKEVAKRARGLEMNVTIYDPYFNDQEFLDTYGVTRTVELLDAVRQADILTLHLPVTEDTTHLINENILKQMKPSAILINTARGELVDEKALFEALNNGSIAVAAQDVYSQEPPSKGDSLVQLPNFILTPHIGAYTNEAIERMAVVSTRNLLEMLNA; the protein is encoded by the coding sequence ATGGCAAAAATACTTGTCACTCCAAAATCATTCCAAAAGTATAAGCAGAAGCCTTTTGAAATGTTGCAGGCAGCAGGCTATGAAATAATTGAAAATACGACAGGAAAAACCTTTTCAGAGGATCAGTTACTTGAACTTGCTACTGACGACATTATTGGAATAATTGTCGGTGTTGATCCACTTTCTACTCAAGTTCTTGAAGCGTTCAAAGGGTTGAAGGCTATTTCGAAATATGGGGTAGGGATGGATAATATCCATTTAGGAAAAGCAAAAGAAATGGGTATTTCAGTAAGAAATGCAATCGGCACGAATAACATCTCAGTTGCTGAACTTGCTATCGGTCTAATGTTCGAATCTAGCCGTAGACTTTCTTCTACGATTAATGAAGTAAAGAAGTTCAGCTGGGAGCGCACGATTGGTACGGAACTGACAAACAAGAATTTATCGATCTTCGGTGGAGGTCAGATTGGTAAAGAAGTGGCTAAGCGGGCACGTGGTCTAGAAATGAACGTTACAATTTATGATCCATATTTTAATGATCAAGAGTTTCTAGATACATACGGAGTCACAAGAACAGTGGAACTTTTAGATGCTGTAAGACAGGCCGATATCCTCACTCTTCATCTGCCGGTTACTGAAGATACCACACATCTCATTAACGAAAATATATTGAAGCAGATGAAACCAAGCGCAATTTTAATCAATACAGCACGTGGAGAACTTGTTGACGAAAAAGCCCTTTTTGAGGCACTAAATAATGGTTCGATTGCAGTTGCAGCACAGGATGTCTATTCACAAGAGCCACCTTCTAAAGGAGATTCACTCGTGCAACTACCTAATTTTATACTTACACCACATATTGGTGCATATACAAATGAAGCTATAGAACGGATGGCTGTCGTTTCAACACGTAACCTCCTCGAAATGCTGAATGCATAG
- a CDS encoding TRAP transporter small permease, which produces MIKKWINQIDDILATIALTGVLTITIVNVFYRFILESPFAWAEELTLGLFVWVVFIGISSSMKRGGHVGIDYFVEKLPKGLKLGAIIIRAAAIYFVLIYGFIYLGYDLMAQASAKITPVLGISYQWIDLAVPLGGLLTAYQFSRVLLKTFRQTSTQKESV; this is translated from the coding sequence ATGATTAAGAAATGGATTAATCAAATCGATGATATTCTTGCCACAATTGCATTAACGGGTGTTTTAACTATCACTATTGTAAACGTTTTTTATCGATTTATATTAGAAAGTCCTTTTGCTTGGGCAGAAGAACTTACATTAGGATTATTTGTCTGGGTTGTTTTCATTGGTATAAGTTCATCTATGAAGCGTGGAGGACATGTAGGTATTGATTATTTTGTAGAAAAACTACCAAAAGGTCTAAAATTAGGTGCAATTATTATTCGAGCTGCAGCCATTTATTTTGTGCTGATATACGGTTTTATCTATCTTGGATATGATTTAATGGCTCAAGCTTCAGCTAAAATCACACCAGTTCTAGGCATAAGCTATCAATGGATCGATTTGGCTGTTCCCCTTGGAGGACTTTTAACTGCTTATCAATTCTCGAGGGTTTTATTAAAAACTTTCCGACAAACATCTACTCAGAAGGAGAGTGTATAG
- a CDS encoding phosphotriesterase family protein, translated as MRERIVTTVSGDISQEEMGITHAHEHLFIKAGQPAKQDPALRIDDFEQTMQELKEIQLLGVQTIIDAQPVGSGRHARWLAKVAEQTGLNILASTGFHKLSFYPEDHWIHTKDSEQLAELFIKELTVGMFADGEDSWPSEQLPARAGLIKTAADMQGTAGRYFELFRSAAKAAVATGSPIMSHTELGYHALEQISLYESLGVPAYRLIICHLDRKMENADYMLHVASTGVFLELDTIGRFHYHSDEEEVELILRLLDAGHEDQILLSLDTTRKRMKFYDGGSFGMDHLLAHFIPMLKQAGVTEKIIQKMLVCNPAKAFAKR; from the coding sequence ATGAGAGAACGTATAGTCACTACTGTAAGTGGTGATATCAGTCAAGAAGAAATGGGTATCACACATGCTCATGAACATTTATTTATCAAGGCTGGACAGCCTGCGAAGCAAGATCCGGCACTTCGTATTGATGATTTTGAACAGACAATGCAGGAACTGAAGGAAATCCAACTTCTCGGTGTACAGACTATAATAGATGCCCAGCCTGTGGGATCAGGACGTCATGCTCGGTGGCTTGCTAAAGTAGCTGAACAAACTGGCCTAAATATTCTTGCTTCTACTGGGTTTCATAAACTATCCTTTTACCCTGAAGATCACTGGATTCACACAAAAGACTCAGAGCAACTCGCTGAACTTTTTATAAAAGAATTGACAGTGGGCATGTTCGCAGATGGAGAGGACAGTTGGCCGTCGGAGCAACTTCCTGCGCGTGCGGGATTGATCAAGACAGCCGCTGATATGCAGGGTACAGCAGGAAGATATTTTGAATTGTTCCGCTCTGCTGCAAAAGCTGCAGTCGCTACTGGTTCACCTATAATGAGTCATACCGAACTTGGTTATCACGCACTTGAACAAATTTCATTATACGAAAGTCTAGGGGTTCCCGCCTACAGGTTAATCATATGTCATCTCGATAGGAAAATGGAAAATGCGGACTATATGCTTCATGTAGCTTCTACTGGTGTGTTTTTGGAACTCGATACAATTGGCCGCTTCCATTATCATTCTGATGAAGAAGAGGTAGAACTAATCCTTCGTCTTCTTGATGCTGGTCATGAGGATCAAATTCTGCTTAGCCTTGATACAACAAGAAAGCGTATGAAATTTTACGATGGTGGAAGTTTTGGCATGGATCATCTATTAGCTCATTTCATACCCATGCTGAAACAAGCAGGTGTGACAGAAAAAATCATACAAAAAATGCTAGTGTGCAACCCCGCCAAAGCTTTTGCAAAACGATAA